A stretch of the Nitratireductor thuwali genome encodes the following:
- a CDS encoding HD family hydrolase codes for MAQRVSGKPRAWQRMLSGRRLDLLDPSPLDIEVADIAHGLARVARWNGQTKGDHAFSVAQHSLLVEEIFRINNPAASADWALAALLHDAPEYVIGDMISPFKATLGEDYKSVEKRLQRAIHLRFALPPDMPAKLAQEIKRADRIAAFFEATRLAEFAEAEAARFFGRPRGFSADRLELKPQPARRAQKAFLARFMLIEKLRNKPR; via the coding sequence ACCTGCTCGACCCCTCGCCGCTCGACATCGAAGTCGCCGACATCGCCCATGGCCTGGCCCGGGTGGCCCGCTGGAACGGGCAGACGAAGGGCGACCACGCCTTTTCCGTCGCCCAGCATTCGCTGCTGGTGGAAGAGATCTTCCGCATCAACAACCCGGCCGCCTCGGCCGATTGGGCGTTGGCTGCGCTGCTGCACGACGCACCGGAATATGTGATCGGCGACATGATATCGCCGTTCAAGGCGACATTGGGCGAAGACTACAAGTCGGTGGAGAAACGGCTCCAGCGCGCCATCCACCTCCGCTTCGCGCTGCCGCCCGACATGCCGGCCAAGTTGGCCCAGGAAATCAAGCGCGCCGACCGCATCGCCGCCTTCTTCGAGGCAACGCGCCTGGCCGAATTCGCCGAAGCGGAGGCCGCCCGCTTCTTCGGCCGCCCGCGCGGCTTTTCCGCCGACAGGCTCGAGCTGAAGCCGCAGCCGGCGCGGCGCGCGCAGAAGGCGTTTCTCGCGCGGTTCATGCTGATAGAGAAATTGCGGAACAAGCCACGATAG